The segment CACCTGCACAGAAGGGGGAGGTTTGGGGAGCCTGCTGTCTCCCTGAGCTTCCCTAACCTCACACACCCATCCTGCCCACTTACCTCTACACGCTGGTGGTACTCAGGGAGCAGTAACAGCGACTGGTCAGACAGGAGGAAGCGCAgcctctccatttccttctgaATCTGCATTCGCTCCCGCAGCTTCACGTACTGAGAAAAGCCACAGCAGTGACCGTTACCACCCCTCGCCCTCAGCACAAGTGCACTGGGCATAGGGTTGGGGGACTTGGAGCTGGCTCTGCCTAGGAGCTACCTGGGCAGGAAACCGGGGGCTGTGCACACACTGAGCCCCGCGGATCAGCTCCTCCAGCTTCCGGGCCCGGAGCCCACCTTCTACCACTGCCACATCCTTGAGTTGCAGGTCGTTGATAGGGTCAAGGGTTGGGGGTCCTGCTGGATAGGACTGAGCCAGACGCAGCAGCTCCTGAACAGCAGTGGTCACAGCCGCAAGGGGAGGGTCCTTTCTGAAGGGGGGACAGATTTTGTGATCTGAGCCAAGAGGCTTTGCCCTCAGGCTGAGGAAGTCCCTCCAACACCCCATTTCACGGGCCCTTTTTACATACAtactcatggtacattctccatgGAATAAGCCTCTGACCTGAATTTTGGTTGCTGCCTCTTGCTAAAGTCCTCAGAGATCTTCTCCCCATTCACCCGGAGCACTTTGGTAGAGATGGCAGCCACATCTCCTGGCTGGAGCTTGGCCACGGTGTGCTCACAGGGCCCTGGGAAGTGACTCCGGTCAGGCCAGGCCTCGACATGACTCAGGCCTCACTGTGGCTCAGGCACTGCCTGCCTCTCACCTCACCTTCAGGCAGGAACAGCTTGAAGCCTATAAGGTCATCTGGGTGGGGCACATCTGGAGTGGCTGGCCCCTTGTCCCTTGGGTTATCAGACACAACAGGCTTATCACACAAGACCAATGTTGTAAATACCCTGCTGGTGGAGTTTGAGGAGACCTATAGAAGGCAAAAGTCCAGGACAGGCTTTGGGACCCACACACAGAGCCCTTGAGTTGTGGAGGGGTGGCCACGCCAAGCAATTAGAGCAGCTTGAGGGCCAGGCACAAGGACAAAGTGGTAACAAGAGCAAAAATGAGCACACCAGAATCATAACATGCCTGAGCCAACGGAACGACAGTGCCAGGCCTCCCACTGTGGTGCTGAGCCCTCTCGTCCTCACCTGCAGGATCACACCCAGTGCATTGTGATGTTCCTCATTCTTCACAACTACCACCCTTCCCACTGAGAGAGATTTCAGCCCATTCACAGACTCCATGATGCGTCGCTGGAGAACAGGACAGGCACAGGGGGACATAGGAGGATGCAAGATCAGGACACATGGACTAAGTTTAGGAGCACCAGTGTGACCCAATGTCCCTTCTACCATCTCCACATCCCCACTCACTCACCTGGATCATGTTCTGGGTCTCTGTCAGCTCCTCCGCCCAGCTGTAATACTCAGGTAGGTCAGCCAACTGACCAGTCACATCAGGCTCCTCCAAAGCCCCCAGCCTCTTGGTGAGGTCAGCCAGAGCCTGCTCATGGGCCTGAGAAGAAGCAGAGGCTGTGATGAGTCTGCCAGCCCAGCCtctacaccctcccccaccccactgcctCCGCATGCCCACCTGGCCAGCCCAGACTGCCTGTCTCAACAGCTACGTTGCTCACCCTAACCTCACCTTGCTGTCCTTGCGGGATGGGAACTCTGAGAAGCTCCTCTTCATCATGTCCTCCACTCTGAGGGCATCCACCCGCAGCAGGTTGAGGATCATGGTATATGTGAGGCGGAACTGGGACTGAAGTTGGGATGGTTTCCCCTGGAAACAAGCCAGGAAGTCAGTGAGACCTGTGCTCCCCAGCCTGTCCTCTGTGCTCCCCAGCCTGTCCTCTGTGTTCCCAGCCTgtcctctgtgctcccagcctgtcCTCTGTGTTCCCAGCCTgtcctctgtgctcccagcctgtcCCCTGTGTTCCCAGCCTGTCCTCTGTGCTCTGCAACCTGTCCTCTGTGCTCCCCAACCTGTCCTCTGTGCTCCTAGCCTGTCCTCTGTACTCCCAGCCTGTCCTCTGTGCTCCTAGCCTGTCCTCTGTACTCCCAGCCTGTCCTCTGGTCCTGGCTCTGCAGCCATGGGGCCTCAGCCAATACCCTGCTCACCTCCTCAGTGACTGAAGGGAACAAGAGGAAAGACAAGGACTCGTAAGGTCCTCGTCAGGCACCGCACCCACAGTGGCAGTAAGAAAAAGGAGGTGGTATCCCCCTTggacttgtttggttttgtttgtcaagacagggtttctctgtgtagtcctggctgtcctggaactcactctgtagaccagactggcctcgaactcacagatctgcctgcatatgccttccaagttctgagaCTAACAGGCATGTGCCGCCACCGCCCAGCTGGACTGGCTCACTTTTAACCTGACTTCTTCCAGGCAAAGCATCAGAAGGGGGCAGAACAGCAGCTGGGCTGAGGACTTGGAGCTGTGCTGCTCCCAGCTCAGCCTCACGCCACTTCCTCTCACCATCATCATGCGGTGTAGATCTGCCATCTCAGGCACTCGGCCCTTACAGAGAAGGATGACGGTGCCCGTGGGGTCCAGGCCCCTCCGGCCTGCCCGGCCTGCCATCTGCACGTACTCCCCAGGCAGCAGGTCCCGGAAGGTAGAGCCATCATGTTTGCGCATGGAGTCAAACACCACCGTCCTGGCTGGCATGTTTACCCCCATGGCAAAAGTCTCGGTGGCAAACAAGACCTGGGACAGAGCAGGAGAGACTGGATGAATAGAACGGTTCTGTGGCCCGGCTCTGGCAGAGCTCACACGACTATAGCTGTGGGTTCTTTTTTCATCCACCGTCTCAATCCCCTAACactagagaagagagaagaaaggatagaggggaaaggaaagagatccctgaataaagtcgGGTGGGAAGGGGGCGACATTATCATCTGATTAGGGCCTTCGAGCAGGAGGCAAGTggcaagtttgatcttcgctgtcagaatatctaatttcttcatgttctttcttctttgtgcacaATTACTTAACAAACtacaaccaacaacccaccaccTCTCTCAGGGCACTAGCATTTATCTACTCTCGGAAaaatccccagaattccaaaagtcACGCAatcgcagaaactatctgcagctggcaaaaccacgccCCTGGCAGAGCAccaggcaaatcacagtcagcagCTGTGGACATCGGAAGCcgccccacatcccacacctgggataaaaaggaaagcacattctgtgttttttaaagaaaccaaaattccaaaattgtcactacacgCCACTTGGGAGCCCGGCCTCAGATCTGTCTGCAGGACTTTGTTTACccgtccaggaagaccagaagtgcAGGCATTATCATTTCCTCATTCCTGAAATCCATCACTGATTTTGAGAGAGGCAGGTGATGTGTCTCTGTACGGGACACCCCTACATTTACCTAGCCACTGTCCCAGTAAAGGGCACCTGCTCCTCAGCCAGCCTTCCATCCCAGGTCCCCAGGAGCAGAGAGCCCCGTCATCATAAACAGGACCTTGAGAACAAGCAAACGCAATGTTCCCTCGGAAAGGTAGAATTTCCTTTTCTACTATATTTAATTGGCTTAAACAGTGCCAAGGTGGAAAGACAACAACAGTACTCGGGTGCCAGACAATGGCAACAGCCTACAACTGGTCACACACAGTTAAATGCAGGCATCCTAACTAGCCATTGAACAGCCGTTTCCTGACAGCATTTCATTTGCATCTCTCTAACTATTAGTGACTCTTCCTATGCTTCCCAGCTGTGGAGGTTTCTCTTCTGAGACCCAGAGTTATGTTATGTTGCGTTATATATGTCCGTGTTTATTATGTTGTATTATATACATCCCCATTTAAGGTTAAGGGGAGAAACCTAGAGTTCAGCAGGGTTATGGAGCTGGGATTCGAACCCAGGTACCTGGATCTTAACCACTGCACTGTCCTGCCTGAGTCCTGGCCCTTCTACCAGGAGCCGCTTACCCACCCTGCTCACCTTGACCAGGCCCCTGCTGAAAAGCATTTCCACAATCTCCTTAAGGATGGGCAGGATGCCGCTGTGGTGCACACCTAGGCCTCGGCGAAGGAGCTCCGACATGTGCAGGACCTGCAGCtcgaggagggaggagagggcagtggTGAGAGAAGGTGTAGAAGGAACCCCTCGGCAGGAGGGGCATGTCTCAGATCACCACATCCCTACCTGCATCAGCAGGAGGGGCAGGTCTCAGATCACCACATCATTTCCTCATTCTGTATTTACAGACACACACCTGGGGTAGCTGTCGGTCAGAGCCTCGGAGCCGTGCAAGGCAGCGCTGCAGGAAGAGGTGGATCTCACTCTTCTCCGAGCTTGTCGTGAGGTCTAGAGAGGTGAGGCCCGAAGCCTGCTCATCACAGCGGCCTCGGGAGAAGGTGAACACTACCACTGGCAACTGAGCCCGGGTCCGGAGGGAAGCCAGCAGGGACAGGTACACCCCGCGGTcctgagggaggaggggaggggatagaacTTATGTGGAAGTGGTGAAGTCATGTTCAAGTCAGGTTTAACAGGAGCAGGACACAGACCTCAAGTCCACTCCCTCCCCGCAGGGACCGGGGCTGAAAGAAGGGGATGGGATGCAGGCTTTGGCAGAGATTGAGTGGTCCCAGCCCTCACCTGTGCAGGCCCACCCTGGTGCGTGGGCTGCTTGGCCCCGAAAGTCTGGGCGTGCTTGCTCATCCTCTCTTTCTTGGCCTCCACTGCAGCATAGTACCTGAGCACAGGGTGGGTGGCGTGAGACCTCGCACAGGCCCAGTCTCTGCTCCCAGCCCTGAACTTACCCCTGGGTGTGGAAGGCCCCTCGGGAGTCCAGCAGCAGGAAGAGCTCGCCCTGCGTCTTGGGGCTGTTCCCTGTGAAGAGATAGTGCTCCAGGGGGACCGGCCGGGCAACCGTGCTGATCACATAGATCTGCCTCCGCTTCAGCCGCCtgcagggaggagagggcagtttCTTCTAAGGCCCAGAATTGGGGGCCATGAGCCTCAGCTTCATCTCCACTTCTGATCCAACCGGTTCAAGAACCAGCCTCTGCCCTGTCCTTCCTCACTTAGGACCATGAGTGTGCCTGTCCTTGCCCAGAAGTTCGGCTGCCACCATCCCATCTCAGCATGTCCTAAGGGGACTCGACACCCATCCAGGTGGGGCTGTTTCCTGGCTCCCAACCCTGACCCCTCTCCTTACTGTAATGGCCTGAGCTGCTCAACCCCAACTGAGGAAGACCACAGTCTTCAACTCTCAAGCACCCAGGACACAGGTCTCACCCGATCCAGTCAGCAAACTCCAGGGCATTGGGGACGGTGGCACTCAGAAGGATGATGGAGACGTGCTCAGGAAGCATGATGAGCACCTCCTCCCACACGACCCCACGCTGTACACACGGGGAGGCAGGTCAGTCAGGGGGCGAAGCCCACGGAGGATCCCGTGTTCACCCAGCGCTCACCTCAGCATCATTGATATAGTGGACTTCATCAAAGATGACCCACTCCAGGTCTCGGATGACGTCGGAGCCACTGTACAGCATGGAGCTGGGGAGAGGAAGCTCAGACTGACCCCAGCAGCTAGCTCTGTCACCACCCAGCTTCTGCAGGGAGACTCACTCTCCACCCAAAACCCCACTGGGAGACAGAGCCCTCTCTCACCGAAGGATCTCCGTGGTCATGATGAGGCAGGAGGCCTCTGGGTGCAGCTGCACATCCCCTGTGAGCAGCCCTACATCCCCAAATGTGTTCCGGAAGTCCCGAAACTTCTGGTTGCTCAGGGCTTTGATAGGAGAAGTGTAGATGGTACTAGAGATGGGGTGTAAAGTCAGGCAGTCTTTCCTCACAGACTCACGGATGGGGCATCCTGCTTTCCACTTGGAGCCCTCCCAAGGCTCATGTCCTGTACACTAATGACTCTTGCATACTCCTTCATGACACCATCCTTTCCTAAGTTAGCCCAGgtcttctctctgcccctcttcTCTGGCAGACCTTTTCATGTCTCTTTGATGCCCCATCTCAGCCTCTCTCCTGAACCACTTATCTACAGGGTAAGGCATAAGGCAGAGGGGTGGGAGGTAAGGTGAGGCCCAGGAAGGATgcaggaggaaggcaggcaggctgagGAGGGCAGGCTAATGGAGGCATGTGTACCGAGTCATGTGTTTCTGGGCCAGGGCGATGGCATATTCAGCCACCACTGTCTTCCCAGCAGATGTGTGAGCTGCAACAAAGACAGAGTCGTGCTGCTCCAAGTGCAGGATGGCCTGCTTCTGAAACACATCTGGCTCAAATGCCCACTGTGTGAAAGAAACAGACAGGGCTGCAGGGagagcctctctgcctcctcataGGCATGCAGGGCAAAGAGGGAAAAGCCAGTGTAGGGCTGGGACTGAGGGGCAAGACAGGCCTGGAAGATATGTGGCCTCTGGCTGGGCTGTCCTGAGGGGCATGGCCAGGTCTACCCAGAGGTGGAATGAAGCCTGGCCACAGTACCTGGAAAGCTGGCTGAGGGATGAGACGGTAAAAGTCGCCCACAGGGGAGGTGACGTCCACAGGCACAGCCCACTGTTCCTGAGGTGGAGGTTTGGGAGGCTCCGGGGTAGATACGACTGTGGCAGCTTCCTGGAGAAGTTGGGTAGGAGGGACAGAGGTAGAGCCagggagatcttgcctgcagctCATGCCCCAGAGTATCTCACTGTCACCCTCAAACCCAAGCTGGGCATCAGAGCTCCTTCTTACTTGCCTCCACCACTGGTAACTACCAACCTTCAACACTAGATCCTCCAAGCTGCTTGCTCGGACCAGGGGAGTaccagagggggagggggaggcattGTCCCCTCTAGGGCCTCCTGCTGCCTCGCCTTCATCCTCGTCACCTCCACTCAGATCAAGAGGCTCCAGCAGACGGCTGAGGCTGAGCAAACCTGGCACAGGAGCTGGATGATCTGAGGACCAACAGCCAGCCACCCTGTCACAATTCACATGTCTGCCGGAGCAGGGCGCCCCTACAAACCCTTCTCCAACTCACCTTTGGGGGCAAAATCCACCCCTTTCTTGAAGCCAGGTGGGACAGTGAGAAGATCTGAAGGATGAGAACAGAGAGGCAGCATCAGCCATTGCACTGGCATCGGCCACTGCCCAGCTGTTCTGTAAACTATACATCATAGGACACAGACATTCACAGTACTCTGTGCATGTTCATGGCAGCTGTGGCCAATTTCTTAAGAGCTACTAGAGAGGACACCTTTTCGCTTGTGGGCAAGGAGGCTTGTTTCCCTGACTTGTAAAAGTACAGGAAGCCTAGCAGCAACCTGCTGGGCTCTCCCCAGACACAGTAAGCCAGGCAGCGACCTGAGGGCCACTTCACCTTTCTCAAAGTCtatctcctcctcagcttcctcccGAGTATGCAGATCAGTTATGCTGGGCTCATCCATCCCACCTGGGGAAATATGAAAATTCGGTATGAGCAGGGGCCCATCCCCTAGACATTCTCCCTTATACCACCATCAAAGATGACTTACCTGGCCAGAAAGGGTACTGTGTTGGATTGCCCCATAGCGACTGGGAGGCTGGCCCTGGAGGCCGGCGAAGGGACAAGGAGGTTGTAGCTGACAGATTTGTGTTCTCCAGCAGGACCTGAGACAAGAGGTTGGATAACCAGTGAGACCAAGCCTGCTTCTGACCCTTCCTCCCAATTCCATTTCTTGGGGCCTCTGACCTCTCACCTCCTTATAGCCCAGTATATGGCCTGTGGTTGGGTGTCTCTGGGCCTGAAGGTCAGATGGGACTGGAGTCTCCACGGCAGCCAGGAGTGACCAGGGATCCGTCTTCCTCTGCCATTTtctggagagaaggaaaggaatttTGGAGTCGGCTTTCTCCCTATCCCAGCTTCCTTCCATTGGTCCATCTCTCCAATCTGGGAGGCTGCAGACTTCTCACCGAG is part of the Mus musculus strain C57BL/6J chromosome 17, GRCm38.p6 C57BL/6J genome and harbors:
- the Skiv2l gene encoding helicase SKI2W; the protein is MMETERLVLPPLDPLNLPLRALEVGCTGRWELLNVPGPPESTLPHGLPPCAPDLCQEAEQLFLSSPAWLPLHGVEHSARKWQRKTDPWSLLAAVETPVPSDLQAQRHPTTGHILGYKEVLLENTNLSATTSLSLRRPPGPASQSLWGNPTQYPFWPGGMDEPSITDLHTREEAEEEIDFEKDLLTVPPGFKKGVDFAPKDHPAPVPGLLSLSRLLEPLDLSGGDEDEGEAAGGPRGDNASPSPSGTPLVRASSLEDLVLKEAATVVSTPEPPKPPPQEQWAVPVDVTSPVGDFYRLIPQPAFQWAFEPDVFQKQAILHLEQHDSVFVAAHTSAGKTVVAEYAIALAQKHMTRTIYTSPIKALSNQKFRDFRNTFGDVGLLTGDVQLHPEASCLIMTTEILRSMLYSGSDVIRDLEWVIFDEVHYINDAERGVVWEEVLIMLPEHVSIILLSATVPNALEFADWIGRLKRRQIYVISTVARPVPLEHYLFTGNSPKTQGELFLLLDSRGAFHTQGYYAAVEAKKERMSKHAQTFGAKQPTHQGGPAQDRGVYLSLLASLRTRAQLPVVVFTFSRGRCDEQASGLTSLDLTTSSEKSEIHLFLQRCLARLRGSDRQLPQVLHMSELLRRGLGVHHSGILPILKEIVEMLFSRGLVKVLFATETFAMGVNMPARTVVFDSMRKHDGSTFRDLLPGEYVQMAGRAGRRGLDPTGTVILLCKGRVPEMADLHRMMMGKPSQLQSQFRLTYTMILNLLRVDALRVEDMMKRSFSEFPSRKDSKAHEQALADLTKRLGALEEPDVTGQLADLPEYYSWAEELTETQNMIQRRIMESVNGLKSLSVGRVVVVKNEEHHNALGVILQVSSNSTSRVFTTLVLCDKPVVSDNPRDKGPATPDVPHPDDLIGFKLFLPEGPCEHTVAKLQPGDVAAISTKVLRVNGEKISEDFSKRQQPKFRKDPPLAAVTTAVQELLRLAQSYPAGPPTLDPINDLQLKDVAVVEGGLRARKLEELIRGAQCVHSPRFPAQYVKLRERMQIQKEMERLRFLLSDQSLLLLPEYHQRVEVLRTLGYVDEAGTVKLAGRVACAMSSHELLLTELMFDNALSALRPEEIAALLSGLVCQSPGDPGDQLPSTLKQGVERVKAVAKRIGEVQVACGLNQTVEEFVGELNFGLVEVVYEWARGMPFSELAGLSGTPEGLVVRCIQRLAEMCRSLRGAARLVGEPVLGAKMETAATLLRRDIVFAASLYTQ